In bacterium, the genomic stretch AATCCGAATACCAAAATTCAAAATCCAAAACAATAAGATATTTGAGATATTTAGTAGCTTGCAACATTTTATTTCTGATTGCAACTTGGTATGACAACATTCTGCAAATCTTTTCATGACAGTTTTTTTCATAATTTCATCATTAGAATTGCTGACAAATAATATTATTGACATCAGGAAATATTTAATTTATACAAAAAGAGGAAATAAACTTTAAAAAAGTAGGTACAAATATGATCTTGAAAAATAAGACTCTATTAATTACAGGAGGAACAGGTTCTTTTGGAAGAAAATTTACAGAAATAGTTCTAAAAGAATATCATCCTAAGAAACTTATTATATTTAGCCGAGATGAATTAAAACAGTTTGAGATGAGCCAGATCTTCAGTGAAAAGGAATATAAAAATATCAGATATTTCATTGGTGATGTAAGAGATAAAGAAAGATTATATCGGGCCTTGGCAGGGGTTGATATTGTAATTCATACAGCGGCATTAAAACAAGTTCCAGCGGGAGAATACAATCCCTTCGAAGCAGTTAAAACAAACATTTTAGGTGCAGAAAATATTATCAATGTAGCCATAGATCAAGGAGTAGGAAAGGTGCTTGCTCTAAGTACTGACAAAGCTGTGAACCCAATTAATCTTTATGGAGCTACTAAACTATGTTCTGATAAACTCTTTATTGCCGGCAACTCTTATATAGGCCAAAAGGATATCAATTTTAGTGTGGTTAGATATGGAAATGTAGTCGGTAGCCGGGGAAGTGTTATTCCTCTTTTTCAAAAACTTTCTTCCACCGGCAAACTTCCCATTACTGATAAAAGAATGACTCGTTTTTGGATTACCTTAGACCAAGGAGTAAGATTTGTCTTGAAATGTTTAGCTAAAATGATAGGTGGAGAGATATTTGTTCCAAAGCTGCCGAGCATGAATATTATGGACTTAGCTAAAGTAATTGCCCCAAAATGCAAATATGAATTTGTAGGAATTAGACCTGGAGAAAAGATCCATGAAGTCTTAATTTCAAAAGATGAAGCTCTGCACACCTTAGAATATGAGGATTGTTTTATTATTTACTCAGCCTTTCCTTGGCGAACAATACAAAAACATAGAATAGCTGGTGGTAAGCCTCTACCACCAGGGTTTTCCTATAGGAGTGATAAAAATAACTGGTGTTTAACCCCAGAAGAACTAAGAAAGATATTAGGTGAGTAATTAGAAATGAAGATTGGGGCTATTATTCAAGCAAGAACTTCTTCAAGCAGGCTACCAAGAAAAGTTTTAAAAGAATTGCCGTATGGAAGTGGAATAACCGTTTTACAGCAGGTTATTAGGAGACTTAATAAATCAAAAAAAGTAAATGAAATTATTGTGGCTACCACCACCGACCCAGAAGACAAAAAAATTGTAAAAATAGCCGAATCTGAAAATGTAAAATGGTTTAGAGGCAGTAAAGAAGATGTTTTAGGTAGATATTACTCAGCAGCAAATGAAAATAATTTAGATCTTGTTATAAGAGTAACAAGTGATTGCCCATGTATCGACTCTGAATTAGTTGATTTAGCGATAAAAGAACATTTAAAGACTGAATCGGATTATACATCAAATGACTCAAGAACC encodes the following:
- the pseB gene encoding UDP-N-acetylglucosamine 4,6-dehydratase (inverting), translating into MILKNKTLLITGGTGSFGRKFTEIVLKEYHPKKLIIFSRDELKQFEMSQIFSEKEYKNIRYFIGDVRDKERLYRALAGVDIVIHTAALKQVPAGEYNPFEAVKTNILGAENIINVAIDQGVGKVLALSTDKAVNPINLYGATKLCSDKLFIAGNSYIGQKDINFSVVRYGNVVGSRGSVIPLFQKLSSTGKLPITDKRMTRFWITLDQGVRFVLKCLAKMIGGEIFVPKLPSMNIMDLAKVIAPKCKYEFVGIRPGEKIHEVLISKDEALHTLEYEDCFIIYSAFPWRTIQKHRIAGGKPLPPGFSYRSDKNNWCLTPEELRKILGE